A window of Tautonia plasticadhaerens contains these coding sequences:
- a CDS encoding DUF932 domain-containing protein, translating into MAHELATINGRTAMMYVGEVSWHGLGSRLDAPATASEAIAAAGLDYDVALVEPATETGIPIPNKRAVVRTDTDDVLGVVGTSYVPVQNRQAFAFLDAIAAESGIRYHTAGALRRGERIWLLGKLPGSIRVKGSHDTTEKYLLLSNSHDGSSALRVFFTPIRVVCSNTLDMADRGGRGEGIAIRHSGNLAAKVRQAQEVLGLARRYYDDLEVRIDALAGHHPTAAQLARYFEALYPDPEQGSNARARNARDALYNLFERGKGQDIPQVRHTAWAAYNAVTEFVDHHRSTRGRSEHERGANRLESAWFGSGNRLKERAFRLALEMAAG; encoded by the coding sequence TTGGCCCACGAACTCGCAACGATCAACGGCCGCACCGCCATGATGTACGTCGGGGAGGTCTCCTGGCACGGCCTGGGCTCCCGCCTCGACGCCCCGGCCACCGCTAGTGAGGCCATCGCCGCCGCCGGGCTCGACTACGACGTCGCCCTGGTCGAACCGGCCACCGAGACCGGCATCCCCATCCCGAACAAGCGGGCCGTCGTACGCACCGACACCGACGACGTCCTGGGCGTCGTCGGGACCAGCTACGTCCCGGTCCAGAACCGCCAGGCCTTCGCCTTCCTGGACGCCATCGCCGCCGAGAGCGGCATCCGCTACCACACCGCCGGGGCCCTCCGGCGGGGAGAGCGGATCTGGTTGCTCGGCAAGCTCCCCGGCAGCATCCGGGTCAAGGGCTCGCACGACACCACCGAGAAGTACCTGCTGCTCTCCAACAGCCACGACGGCTCGTCGGCCCTGCGGGTCTTCTTCACCCCGATCAGGGTTGTCTGCAGCAACACGTTGGACATGGCCGACCGGGGCGGCCGGGGCGAGGGGATCGCCATCCGCCACAGCGGCAACCTGGCGGCCAAGGTTCGGCAGGCCCAGGAGGTCCTCGGCCTGGCCCGCCGCTACTACGACGACCTGGAAGTCCGCATCGACGCCCTGGCCGGCCACCATCCCACCGCCGCCCAACTCGCCCGCTACTTCGAGGCCCTGTATCCCGACCCGGAGCAGGGCAGCAACGCCCGGGCCCGCAACGCCCGCGACGCCCTCTACAACCTCTTCGAGCGGGGCAAGGGCCAGGACATCCCGCAGGTCCGGCACACGGCCTGGGCCGCCTACAACGCCGTCACCGAGTTCGTCGACCACCACCGCTCGACCCGGGGCCGGTCCGAGCACGAGCGGGGGGCCAACCGGCTCGAGTCCGCCTGGTTCGGCTCGGGCAACCGGCTGAAGGAGCGGGCCTTCCGGCTTGCCCTGGAGATGGCCGCCGGTTGA
- a CDS encoding helicase C-terminal domain-containing protein produces MLSMEQKLLGPKLAYLPEVVRPGTMIYTHYVTGIVEAVTAAVEAIPGASGGEFLKVGVYTGEDKAGLGKFKRREVDVLVGSAPIGTGVDGLQDVCDRLVFLSLTWTHAEYEQIIGRIRRQGSAFRKIEVIIPMVALREDRAGVWSWDDLRKRCIEYKRILADAALDGVIPLDGVIPLDGVMSREEMHRRSMAALHAWIDRVRAGTPSPEETGTPASLA; encoded by the coding sequence GTGCTGTCGATGGAGCAGAAGCTCCTCGGCCCGAAGCTGGCGTACCTCCCGGAGGTCGTACGCCCCGGAACGATGATCTACACGCACTACGTCACGGGCATCGTCGAGGCCGTCACCGCCGCCGTCGAGGCGATCCCGGGGGCGTCCGGCGGGGAGTTCCTGAAGGTCGGCGTCTACACCGGCGAGGACAAGGCGGGGCTCGGGAAGTTCAAGAGGCGCGAGGTCGACGTCCTGGTCGGGTCGGCGCCGATCGGGACGGGCGTGGACGGCCTCCAGGACGTCTGCGACCGGCTCGTCTTCCTGTCGCTCACCTGGACGCACGCCGAGTACGAGCAGATCATCGGCCGCATCCGGCGGCAGGGCTCGGCCTTCAGGAAGATCGAGGTCATCATCCCGATGGTCGCCCTCCGGGAGGATCGCGCCGGGGTCTGGTCCTGGGACGACCTGAGGAAACGCTGCATCGAGTACAAGCGCATCCTCGCGGACGCCGCGCTCGACGGGGTGATCCCGCTCGACGGGGTGATCCCGCTCGACGGGGTGATGTCGAGGGAGGAGATGCACCGACGCTCGATGGCGGCGCTCCACGCGTGGATCGACCGCGTCAGGGCTGGGACGCCATCCCCGGAGGAAACCGGAACGCCGGCGTCCTTGGCCTGA
- a CDS encoding peptide chain release factor 3, translating to MRLRHDERAIGGDSDGIGATTAGEAVGTRGGWGVDPAVREQVRRRRTFAIISHPDAGKTTLTEKLLLYAGRLDVAGMVRGRKTRRAAASDWMDLERQRGISVTSTSLAIDYRGHRINLLDTPGHQDFSEDTYRTLMAADCAVMVLDAVRGVEAQTEKLFRVCALRKIPILTFVNKMDRPGGDPLKVLGEVEEVLGIGAAPLNWPIGSGRDFRGLCDRRTRRVSIFQDGAPGSLVVPTTDGDRDDPACPLLDAGTRAALLDEIALLDGAGEPFDPGRFLRAEVTPVLFGSALTNYGVEAFLDAFLSLSPPPGPRPSDGGPVPPDRPEFSGFVFKVQGNMDSKHRDRIAFLRVCSGRFVRDMEVVNARTGEKLRMSRSHRLFAQDREAVEEAFPGDIIGLASTGQYRLGDTLYQGEPVRYEPLPQFDPEHFAVLTCRDTRRRKQFARGMEQLVEEGAIQAFSDPAEGGREQILAAVGPLQFEVVQARLESEYGVATDLEPLPYTMAHRVESEPTSLLRMPPGSLLTLDRSGRVVALFQSAFDLDAFRGRNPGVRFGSAG from the coding sequence ATGCGACTCCGGCATGACGAGCGGGCGATCGGCGGTGATTCCGATGGGATCGGTGCGACGACCGCAGGCGAAGCGGTCGGGACGCGGGGGGGCTGGGGCGTCGATCCAGCGGTCCGGGAACAGGTCCGCAGGCGACGGACCTTCGCCATCATCTCGCACCCCGACGCCGGCAAGACGACGCTGACCGAGAAGCTGCTGCTCTACGCCGGCCGCCTCGACGTGGCCGGCATGGTTCGCGGCCGCAAGACCCGACGGGCCGCCGCCTCCGACTGGATGGACCTGGAGCGGCAGCGGGGCATCTCCGTCACCTCCACCTCCCTGGCGATCGACTACCGGGGCCACCGCATCAACCTGCTCGACACGCCGGGCCACCAGGACTTCAGCGAGGACACCTACCGCACGCTCATGGCCGCCGACTGCGCCGTCATGGTGCTCGACGCCGTCAGGGGGGTCGAGGCGCAGACCGAGAAGCTGTTCCGGGTCTGCGCCCTGCGGAAGATCCCGATCCTGACGTTCGTCAACAAGATGGACCGGCCCGGCGGCGACCCGCTGAAGGTGCTGGGCGAGGTGGAGGAGGTGCTGGGCATCGGCGCGGCGCCGCTGAACTGGCCGATCGGCTCGGGCCGGGACTTCCGGGGCCTCTGCGACCGCCGCACCCGCCGGGTCTCGATCTTCCAGGACGGCGCCCCCGGCTCGCTGGTGGTGCCGACGACCGACGGCGACCGGGACGACCCCGCCTGTCCGCTGCTGGATGCCGGGACGAGGGCCGCCCTGCTCGACGAGATCGCCCTGCTGGACGGCGCCGGGGAGCCGTTCGACCCCGGGCGGTTCCTCCGGGCCGAGGTGACGCCGGTGCTCTTCGGCAGCGCCCTGACCAACTACGGCGTCGAGGCGTTCCTGGACGCGTTCCTCAGCCTGAGCCCGCCGCCGGGTCCTCGCCCGAGCGACGGGGGGCCCGTGCCCCCCGACCGGCCCGAGTTCTCCGGCTTCGTCTTCAAGGTTCAGGGGAACATGGATTCGAAGCACCGGGACCGGATCGCCTTCCTCCGGGTCTGTTCGGGGCGATTCGTCCGGGACATGGAGGTGGTCAACGCCCGCACCGGCGAGAAGCTTCGCATGTCCCGGTCGCACCGGCTCTTCGCCCAGGACCGGGAGGCGGTGGAGGAGGCGTTCCCCGGCGACATCATCGGCCTGGCGAGCACGGGCCAGTACCGCCTGGGCGACACGCTCTACCAGGGCGAGCCGGTGCGGTACGAGCCGCTGCCGCAGTTCGACCCCGAGCACTTCGCCGTGCTGACCTGCCGGGACACCAGGCGGCGCAAGCAGTTCGCGCGGGGGATGGAGCAGCTCGTCGAGGAGGGGGCGATCCAGGCCTTCAGCGATCCTGCGGAGGGAGGCCGGGAGCAGATCCTCGCCGCCGTCGGGCCGTTGCAGTTCGAGGTGGTGCAGGCCCGGCTGGAGTCGGAGTACGGGGTGGCGACGGACCTGGAGCCGCTGCCATACACGATGGCTCACCGGGTCGAGAGCGAGCCGACGTCGTTGCTGCGGATGCCCCCCGGCTCCCTCCTGACGCTGGACCGCTCCGGCCGGGTGGTCGCCCTGTTCCAAAGCGCATTCGACCTGGACGCCTTCCGCGGCCGGAACCCCGGCGTCCGATTCGGCTCGGCCGGCTGA
- a CDS encoding DUF1549 and DUF1553 domain-containing protein, with the protein MTRRPSPTARRTPPLALALAAALAPLPLSPAVVLGGETPALLTVEPAEVRLDGSRDEAQLIVTGYFDDGSVRDLTAVAEFTSPGAPVVEVYPGGLIRPASAGQARVVARVGTAEAAAAVTVERAGVEHARRFEVEVQPALTKAGCNQGACHGTPTGKEGFRLSLRGFDPDLDHATLSREVGSRRVNPFDPESSLVLLKGTGAVAHEGGRRFGPDDPTYRILRDWIAEGLAAEPEGLPVPTRLEVLPGDRVLDAPAESQQLAARLHFEDGTVRDVTRLARYESSDATVATIGPGGMARKAGTGEATVLVNFGSLVATTRLVFREPVDGLAWTDPPNANFIDEHLSSKLELLRIPPSRSCDDATFLRRAHLDLIGLPPTPGEIRAFLADDRPDRRALVIDGLLGRPEYVDFWAMKWADRLGCNQRFTGHKGAYSYYRWIRDQVAANIPFDEFARAIVTADGPNYVNPPASFYRRIRDPEEAVETVSQVFLGLRLRCARCHNHVADRWTQDDYYGMAAFFSQVRYKNGPQFFETYDKEETVYLQPDREIRQPRTGRVMAPKPLGAPAVALERDEDRREALADWITAPENPFFARAAVNRIWFHLMGRGIVDPVDDLRASNPPISEGLMDALADDFASHGFDVKRTIRLICASRAYQRSAEPNAFNADDDRYFSRATVALLPAEVLLDAISQAAGVDEQLGHLPPGTRAVEVPDGEFSHPFLRTFGRPSRSEACECERERDSTLEQALQLVGGRTVHEKVAEEDNRIGRLMASGAGDEAIVEELFLATVCRPPSDEESALVTPRLAEATDQADRRRVAEDLLWSLLNHPEFLFRH; encoded by the coding sequence ATGACTCGCCGGCCCTCGCCGACCGCCCGCCGGACGCCCCCCCTGGCCCTCGCCTTGGCCGCCGCCCTCGCCCCGTTGCCCCTCTCCCCGGCGGTGGTCCTCGGGGGCGAGACGCCCGCCCTCCTGACGGTCGAGCCGGCGGAGGTCCGCCTCGACGGGAGCCGGGACGAGGCGCAACTGATCGTCACCGGGTATTTCGACGACGGATCGGTGCGCGACCTGACCGCCGTGGCGGAGTTCACCTCCCCGGGGGCTCCGGTCGTCGAGGTCTACCCGGGCGGCCTGATCCGGCCGGCCTCGGCGGGGCAGGCCCGGGTCGTCGCTCGGGTCGGCACGGCCGAGGCGGCGGCGGCCGTGACGGTCGAGCGCGCCGGGGTCGAGCACGCCCGACGGTTCGAGGTCGAGGTCCAGCCCGCGTTGACCAAGGCCGGCTGCAACCAGGGGGCCTGCCACGGCACGCCGACGGGCAAGGAGGGCTTCCGCCTCAGCCTCCGGGGCTTCGACCCGGATCTGGACCACGCGACCCTCTCCCGGGAGGTCGGCAGTCGTCGGGTCAATCCGTTCGACCCCGAGTCGAGCCTCGTGCTGCTCAAGGGCACCGGCGCCGTCGCCCACGAAGGGGGCCGCCGGTTCGGCCCGGACGACCCGACGTACCGGATCCTCCGGGACTGGATCGCCGAGGGGCTGGCGGCCGAGCCCGAGGGCCTACCGGTGCCGACCCGGCTGGAAGTCCTGCCCGGCGACCGCGTGCTCGACGCGCCGGCCGAATCCCAGCAGCTCGCCGCCCGCCTCCACTTCGAGGACGGCACCGTCCGGGACGTGACCCGGCTGGCCCGCTACGAGTCGTCCGACGCGACGGTCGCCACGATCGGGCCGGGGGGGATGGCCCGCAAGGCGGGCACCGGGGAGGCGACCGTCCTCGTCAATTTCGGCAGCCTCGTCGCCACCACCCGGCTGGTCTTCCGGGAGCCGGTCGACGGCCTGGCCTGGACCGATCCGCCGAACGCCAACTTCATCGACGAGCACCTCTCGTCCAAGCTGGAACTGCTCCGGATCCCGCCCTCGAGGTCCTGCGACGACGCGACCTTCCTGCGCCGGGCCCACCTCGACCTCATCGGCCTGCCCCCGACCCCGGGGGAGATCCGGGCCTTCCTGGCCGACGACCGGCCGGACAGGCGGGCGCTCGTGATCGACGGACTCCTGGGGCGTCCCGAATATGTCGACTTCTGGGCGATGAAGTGGGCCGACCGGCTCGGTTGCAACCAGCGGTTCACCGGCCACAAGGGGGCGTACAGCTACTACCGGTGGATCCGGGACCAGGTGGCCGCGAACATCCCGTTCGACGAATTCGCGAGGGCGATCGTCACCGCCGACGGGCCGAACTACGTGAACCCGCCGGCGAGCTTCTACCGGCGGATCCGCGACCCGGAGGAGGCGGTCGAGACGGTCAGCCAGGTGTTCCTCGGGCTGAGGCTCCGGTGCGCCCGGTGCCACAACCACGTCGCCGACCGCTGGACCCAGGACGACTACTACGGCATGGCCGCCTTCTTCAGCCAGGTCCGGTACAAGAACGGGCCGCAGTTCTTCGAGACCTACGACAAGGAGGAGACGGTCTATCTCCAGCCCGATCGGGAGATCCGCCAGCCCCGGACGGGCCGGGTGATGGCCCCGAAGCCGCTGGGGGCGCCGGCCGTCGCGCTGGAACGGGACGAGGACCGCCGGGAGGCGCTGGCCGACTGGATCACCGCGCCCGAGAACCCCTTCTTCGCCCGGGCCGCGGTCAATCGGATCTGGTTCCACCTAATGGGCCGGGGGATCGTCGACCCGGTCGACGACCTGAGGGCGTCGAACCCGCCGATCTCCGAAGGCCTGATGGACGCCCTGGCCGACGACTTCGCCTCCCACGGCTTCGACGTGAAGCGGACGATCCGCCTGATCTGCGCGAGCCGGGCCTACCAGCGATCCGCCGAGCCGAATGCGTTCAACGCCGACGACGACCGCTACTTCTCCCGGGCGACGGTCGCGCTGCTCCCGGCCGAGGTCCTGCTCGACGCGATCTCGCAGGCCGCCGGGGTGGACGAGCAGCTGGGCCACCTCCCCCCCGGCACCCGGGCCGTCGAGGTGCCCGACGGCGAGTTCTCGCACCCCTTCCTGAGGACCTTCGGCCGCCCCTCGCGCTCGGAAGCCTGCGAATGCGAGCGGGAGCGGGACTCGACCCTGGAGCAGGCCCTGCAACTCGTCGGCGGGCGGACCGTGCACGAGAAGGTGGCCGAGGAAGACAACCGGATCGGCCGACTGATGGCCTCGGGGGCGGGCGACGAGGCGATCGTCGAGGAGCTGTTCCTGGCGACCGTCTGCCGCCCCCCCTCGGACGAGGAGTCCGCCCTCGTCACCCCCCGACTGGCCGAGGCGACCGATCAGGCCGATCGCCGGCGGGTCGCCGAGGACCTGCTCTGGTCGCTGCTGAACCACCCCGAGTTCCTGTTCCGACACTGA
- a CDS encoding DUF1501 domain-containing protein — MRRDPIGCREFARGRASRRQALRVGALGWLGLGLADVLRAEGSAGSPPVRAKSVIFLHQFGGASHHDTFDMKPEAPAEIRGEFSPIASTLDGVSVCEHLPRMARVMDKVCLVRSVQHGTSAHNSAAYYSLTGHKPLIDIVTANASATDFPAYGAIVDHLAPSPRRIPTAVSLPTMIADGPFRTPGEFAGFLGKGHDPLFVLKDPNRDGFSVEELSLPMEVSASRAGDRRSMLAGLARHARLGDRLAQVRGMDAYQQRAFDLLTSPQTQTAFDIHAEAESVRDRYGRTTYGQSVLLARRLVEAGVRFVTVYYSPGIGGWDTHKDNFNTLRDSRLPITDQTLSALLEDLDDRGMLDETMVVWAGEFGRTPRINRDAGRDHWPKCYTILMAGGGLRRGYVHGASDASGAFPVADPCSPDDVSATMFHCLGIDPGTELRDQLDRPVPVSYGSALTPLLAS; from the coding sequence ATGCGACGCGATCCGATCGGATGCCGGGAGTTCGCACGGGGCCGGGCCAGCCGACGCCAGGCCCTCCGGGTCGGCGCCCTGGGCTGGCTCGGCCTGGGCCTCGCTGACGTGCTCCGGGCCGAGGGCTCGGCGGGCTCCCCGCCGGTCCGGGCGAAGTCGGTCATCTTCCTCCACCAGTTCGGCGGCGCCAGCCACCACGACACCTTCGACATGAAGCCGGAGGCCCCGGCCGAGATCCGGGGGGAATTCTCGCCGATCGCCTCGACGCTCGACGGCGTCTCGGTCTGCGAACACCTGCCGAGGATGGCGCGGGTGATGGACAAGGTCTGCCTCGTCCGGTCGGTCCAGCACGGCACGAGCGCCCACAACTCGGCGGCCTACTACTCGCTGACCGGCCACAAGCCGCTGATCGACATCGTCACAGCGAACGCCTCCGCCACCGATTTCCCCGCCTACGGCGCGATCGTCGACCACCTCGCCCCGAGCCCCCGGCGGATCCCGACGGCCGTCTCACTGCCGACGATGATCGCCGACGGCCCGTTCCGCACGCCGGGGGAGTTCGCCGGGTTCCTCGGCAAGGGGCATGACCCGCTGTTCGTCCTCAAGGACCCGAACCGGGACGGGTTCTCGGTCGAGGAGCTGAGCCTGCCGATGGAGGTCTCCGCCTCCCGGGCCGGCGACCGCCGGTCGATGCTTGCCGGCCTGGCCCGGCATGCCCGGCTGGGAGACCGCCTCGCGCAGGTCCGGGGCATGGACGCCTACCAGCAGCGGGCCTTCGACCTGCTCACCTCCCCCCAGACGCAAACCGCCTTCGACATCCACGCCGAGGCCGAGTCCGTCCGGGACCGCTACGGCCGGACCACCTACGGCCAGAGCGTCCTGCTGGCCCGGAGGCTGGTCGAGGCCGGGGTCCGGTTCGTCACGGTCTACTATTCCCCCGGGATCGGCGGCTGGGACACGCACAAGGACAATTTCAACACCCTCCGGGACTCCCGCCTGCCGATCACCGACCAGACCCTCTCCGCCCTGCTCGAGGACCTCGACGATCGCGGGATGCTCGACGAGACGATGGTCGTCTGGGCCGGCGAGTTCGGCCGGACGCCGAGGATCAACCGGGATGCCGGGCGCGACCACTGGCCCAAGTGCTACACGATCCTGATGGCCGGCGGCGGGCTCCGACGGGGCTATGTCCACGGCGCCTCCGACGCCTCGGGCGCCTTCCCCGTCGCCGACCCCTGCTCGCCCGACGACG